One window of Paenibacillus sp. FSL K6-3182 genomic DNA carries:
- a CDS encoding MHYT domain-containing protein gives MNHAHGTYDIVLVIFSYLVAVVASYTVLDLVGRISTTHNRKRWLWLLFGACAMGMGIWSMHFVGMLAFSLPVPIAYHMPTVVLSVIVAIVASFLALHIVGRNQLSLPQLLSGGILLASGIVTMHYIGMEAMMIEITYDPIYFTLSIIIAVVASVAALWLSFYFRKGSENKRGHMWKKLGSGLLMGAAVVGMHYIGMMAAHFDIENIHLHSAESGMILNQQWLAYIISGGTLFTLGMSLIGIYISNKFSVKDSEIQDKSDEILKINHELRQLNEHLEQMVKERTAQLEKAHDEAIKANRIKSQFLANMSHELRTPLNAIIGYSEMLIEEAEELGEQTFVEDLGKIGKSGRHLLSLINDILDISKIEEGKMEIHEEMFQVHDLIQDVITTIKPLIESNGNQLQTHYVRGEMMADVTKLRQILLNLLSNASKFTHNGAIQFNVYEEDKEGKPGFSFLIKDSGIGMSPEQLDKLFQPFTQADASTTRKYGGTGLGLAISSRFCSVMGGHISVESEPGVGSIFICWIPISRV, from the coding sequence ATGAATCATGCTCATGGAACATACGATATCGTATTGGTCATCTTTTCATATCTTGTAGCGGTCGTTGCCTCTTATACGGTGCTTGATTTGGTCGGACGAATAAGTACTACGCATAATAGAAAACGTTGGTTATGGCTCCTATTTGGCGCTTGCGCTATGGGTATGGGCATTTGGTCGATGCATTTTGTTGGAATGCTCGCCTTTTCTCTGCCCGTTCCCATTGCATATCATATGCCAACCGTTGTACTCTCGGTTATTGTAGCTATAGTGGCTTCTTTTTTGGCCCTTCATATCGTCGGTAGAAACCAGCTTTCGCTGCCTCAATTGCTTAGCGGGGGAATATTGCTGGCAAGCGGTATAGTAACGATGCATTACATCGGCATGGAAGCTATGATGATTGAGATCACCTACGATCCTATTTATTTCACGTTATCTATTATTATTGCTGTTGTGGCCTCAGTTGCGGCCTTGTGGCTTTCATTTTATTTTCGTAAAGGCAGTGAGAACAAGCGCGGACATATGTGGAAGAAGCTGGGTAGTGGATTGTTAATGGGAGCTGCAGTCGTTGGCATGCATTATATCGGCATGATGGCTGCGCATTTTGATATAGAGAATATCCATTTGCACAGTGCGGAATCTGGGATGATTCTGAATCAACAATGGCTCGCTTATATCATTTCCGGAGGAACGCTATTTACATTAGGCATGTCGCTTATCGGTATCTATATTTCCAATAAGTTCTCTGTTAAAGACTCTGAAATACAGGATAAGTCGGATGAGATTCTAAAAATAAACCATGAATTGCGGCAGCTCAACGAACACTTGGAGCAGATGGTTAAGGAGCGGACAGCGCAGCTGGAGAAGGCCCATGATGAAGCGATTAAAGCCAATCGGATCAAGAGCCAATTTCTTGCCAATATGAGCCATGAGCTTCGGACACCGCTGAACGCCATCATTGGCTATAGTGAGATGCTGATCGAGGAGGCTGAGGAGCTTGGTGAGCAGACGTTTGTAGAGGATTTAGGCAAAATCGGAAAAAGCGGAAGGCATCTGCTCTCCCTCATTAATGATATTTTGGACATTTCAAAAATTGAAGAAGGCAAGATGGAAATCCATGAAGAGATGTTTCAGGTTCATGATTTAATCCAAGATGTCATTACAACCATAAAACCGCTTATTGAAAGTAATGGCAACCAGCTGCAAACTCACTATGTACGGGGTGAAATGATGGCTGATGTTACAAAGCTGCGCCAAATCCTATTAAATTTGCTTAGCAATGCTAGTAAGTTCACCCATAATGGAGCTATCCAATTTAACGTCTATGAAGAAGATAAGGAAGGAAAACCAGGCTTTAGCTTTCTTATCAAAGATTCTGGCATTGGCATGAGCCCTGAGCAGCTGGACAAATTATTTCAGCCGTTCACCCAAGCCGATGCTTCCACCACTCGCAAATACGGCGGTACTGGGCTTGGGCTTGCCATAAGCAGCCGATTCTGTTCCGTAATGGGCGGACATATTTCCGTTGAGAGCGAGCCCGGGGTGGGAAGCATCTTCATTTGCTGGATTCCGATCTCGCGAGTCTAG
- a CDS encoding response regulator: MRLKAMLVDDEHLILENLRYAIGWEALGIDIVGVATNGVKALEAAEQLRPDLVLSDIRMPLMDGIVMLQQMRERSHDCEVIMLTGYTEFEYARSVLRSGARDYVLKPINYEELERVVADSARDIRKRKQQQRANMASQGSAIELAYEKMLINALLDSSLVSANKLLHGDNTDRSSLSYLFLLIDLDAYVQDCQIWNEKERALWNFAVRNVLEDTAKQMGFRYVIVQLREGEWCLLLEWSAEDGRLDKGRATYYAARLQESVKLFTSKTISLSCKPKLLVLQELADGYRSLQLALQLTPERSSALIVASDSTRSSNELDVILWQDMEQVIDGLKKLNRVQVEHAWTKLTERLRAEAIHSHTLVDRFLHYLNLHLMRELRDMRLLSEQQQKELWGKLERKGTTKSMLGDVKSIIDCCMQAASSRRTNEVLMGQAKDYISRHIAKDLSIDELADFLDISGSYFSMLFKQYFKETFVEYVTKQRIELAQSFLILSNYAIGEIGKLVGFAERRYFTRVFHKYVGVTPSEYRDLKKDKE; the protein is encoded by the coding sequence GTGAGATTGAAAGCTATGCTTGTTGATGATGAGCATCTTATTCTCGAAAATCTTCGTTATGCGATTGGCTGGGAAGCACTCGGCATCGATATCGTAGGTGTAGCTACGAATGGAGTCAAGGCACTAGAAGCAGCGGAGCAGCTTCGTCCCGATCTCGTACTAAGCGATATTCGCATGCCATTAATGGATGGCATTGTTATGCTGCAGCAAATGAGAGAAAGAAGTCACGATTGCGAAGTCATTATGCTGACAGGTTATACAGAGTTCGAATATGCGCGCTCGGTGCTGCGTTCCGGCGCTCGAGATTACGTATTAAAGCCTATTAATTATGAGGAGCTGGAGCGAGTTGTTGCGGATTCCGCTCGCGACATTCGGAAGAGAAAGCAGCAGCAGAGAGCGAATATGGCCAGCCAAGGTTCAGCCATTGAGCTTGCCTATGAGAAGATGCTCATTAATGCTTTGCTGGACAGCTCACTTGTATCCGCGAATAAGCTGCTGCATGGCGATAATACCGATCGAAGCTCTCTTTCGTATTTGTTTCTGCTTATTGATCTGGATGCTTATGTGCAGGACTGTCAGATTTGGAATGAGAAGGAGAGAGCCTTGTGGAATTTTGCTGTACGCAATGTGTTAGAGGATACGGCTAAGCAAATGGGCTTCCGCTATGTCATCGTACAGCTTCGCGAGGGTGAATGGTGTCTGCTTCTAGAATGGTCGGCGGAAGATGGGCGATTGGATAAAGGACGGGCAACCTATTATGCTGCTAGACTGCAGGAATCAGTGAAGTTGTTTACTTCAAAAACAATTAGTCTTTCTTGTAAACCTAAGCTGCTCGTTTTGCAAGAATTGGCTGATGGATATCGGAGCCTCCAGCTTGCTCTGCAGCTAACACCTGAGCGCAGCTCGGCACTTATTGTCGCTTCAGATAGCACGCGCAGCAGCAATGAATTGGATGTTATTTTGTGGCAGGATATGGAGCAAGTGATTGATGGGTTAAAGAAGCTGAACCGTGTTCAGGTTGAGCATGCATGGACAAAGCTGACGGAGAGATTAAGAGCTGAAGCGATACATTCGCATACGCTCGTCGATCGTTTTTTGCATTATTTAAACCTTCATTTAATGCGAGAGCTTAGAGATATGCGGTTGCTTTCAGAGCAGCAGCAGAAGGAGCTATGGGGTAAATTAGAGCGCAAAGGGACGACAAAGAGCATGCTCGGCGATGTGAAGAGCATTATCGATTGCTGCATGCAGGCTGCTAGCAGCCGAAGAACGAATGAGGTATTGATGGGGCAGGCGAAGGATTATATTAGCCGCCATATCGCTAAGGATTTAAGTATTGACGAGTTGGCAGACTTTCTTGATATTAGCGGCAGTTATTTCAGTATGCTGTTTAAGCAGTATTTTAAAGAAACGTTCGTGGAATACGTAACAAAGCAGCGGATTGAGCTAGCCCAATCCTTTCTTATACTCAGCAATTACGCGATTGGAGAAATAGGCAAGCTCGTCGGTTTCGCAGAACGGCGATACTTCACGAGAGTGTTCCATAAATATGTTGGTGTAACACCCTCTGAATATCGCGACTTGAAGAAGGATAAAGAATAA
- a CDS encoding HD domain-containing phosphohydrolase has product MDELWMKSAKFLIVDDQEYNISLLERILSRAGYTNLFTTTDATQLETLYRANQPDIILLDLHMPVMDGLSALQHLRKWKQEGEYLPVLVLTADVTPEARTRVLHEGANDFITKPFDRMEVVLRIQNFLKTRYYHLKLQEQNYNLEQRVRERTKEIEQAKNEILNVLGRTAEYRDDETGQHTQRVGDMAGRLATDLGLSAEEAALIRRAAPLHDIGKIGISDSILLKPGRFLPEEFEKMKLHTEIGASILEGSQFPVLQLAKSIALSHHEKWNGTGYPNGLSGEDIPLAGRIVAIADFYDALTHERPYKRAWTQEEAIAEIKLQSGVHFDPKVVEAFLRVIESSSEDEREREDVQL; this is encoded by the coding sequence ATGGATGAGCTATGGATGAAATCCGCAAAGTTTCTGATTGTAGATGATCAGGAATATAATATCAGTCTCCTAGAGCGTATATTGTCACGAGCGGGTTATACGAATTTGTTCACGACCACAGATGCAACGCAGCTAGAGACGCTATACCGGGCCAATCAGCCCGATATTATTTTGTTAGATTTACATATGCCTGTTATGGATGGATTATCGGCGCTGCAGCATTTAAGAAAATGGAAGCAAGAAGGGGAATATTTGCCGGTTCTTGTCCTAACAGCGGATGTGACACCCGAGGCCAGAACGCGGGTGCTGCATGAAGGTGCCAACGATTTTATTACAAAACCTTTTGATCGGATGGAAGTTGTCCTGCGCATTCAAAACTTTTTGAAGACAAGATATTACCATCTGAAGCTTCAAGAGCAAAACTACAATTTGGAGCAGCGGGTTCGTGAACGCACCAAAGAGATTGAACAGGCCAAAAATGAAATTTTGAACGTACTTGGGCGTACAGCGGAATATCGTGATGATGAGACGGGGCAGCATACGCAGCGAGTGGGTGATATGGCTGGAAGGCTTGCAACTGATTTAGGGTTGTCGGCAGAGGAAGCAGCTCTTATTAGACGGGCAGCACCTTTGCATGATATCGGAAAAATCGGAATCTCAGACAGCATCCTGCTGAAGCCGGGAAGGTTCTTGCCAGAGGAATTCGAAAAGATGAAGCTGCATACGGAAATTGGCGCCAGCATTTTGGAGGGAAGCCAGTTCCCGGTTCTGCAATTAGCCAAAAGCATCGCGCTATCTCATCATGAGAAATGGAATGGGACAGGTTATCCGAATGGACTTAGCGGAGAAGATATTCCACTTGCCGGTAGAATCGTAGCGATCGCTGACTTCTATGATGCCCTGACGCATGAGCGACCGTACAAACGGGCATGGACACAAGAGGAAGCCATTGCTGAAATTAAGCTTCAGAGCGGAGTTCATTTTGATCCTAAGGTCGTAGAGGCCTTTTTGCGTGTAATAGAGAGCAGCAGTGAAGATGAGAGAGAACGAGAGGATGTTCAGTTGTGA
- a CDS encoding response regulator translates to MNDIDVVRRQLEREKKARQAAEKIAEEKTREIYYVNQELRQLNDQLEVLVKERTLELSKARDEAVEASQIKSQFLASMSHELRTPLNAIIGYSEMLKEDMEEMGEPALADDLNKINNAGRHLLTLINDILDLSKIEAGKMELYLEQCDIPSIIHDIVTTVHPLMEVNKNQIKVECTEGSIKTDITKLRQILFNLLSNASKFTKDGTVTLQVEFESEAGLPGIVFRVQDTGIGMTAEQMDQIFQAFKQADSSTTKKYGGTGLGLAISQSLCYMMGGNISASSIVGEGTTFTIWLPLLENADSEQLSALIHSDESFPMEGARTILVIDDDPAMLRLMQYYLGNEEWNVQLAPSGQEGVRLAKTLKPAVIALDVLMPGMDGWNVLAALKNDSELAHIPVVMISMMDEQHLAYALGASEFLTKPIYRERLISTLDKYIPERQSHSVLVIEDDAVTSDMMTKLLKREGYRVTRAGNGHHALQRMQEEAPHLILLDLMMPEMDGFEFVAAMREHEEWRAIPVVVVTAKSITEEDRRRLNGCVENIVQKGHLDRKALLHEVRHLISLSLAEGGEHV, encoded by the coding sequence ATGAATGATATTGATGTAGTCCGCAGGCAGCTTGAGCGGGAGAAGAAGGCTCGCCAAGCTGCCGAGAAGATTGCCGAGGAAAAAACTCGTGAGATCTATTATGTTAACCAAGAGCTGAGGCAATTAAATGATCAGCTGGAGGTGCTTGTGAAAGAACGGACGCTTGAGCTGTCCAAAGCCCGCGATGAAGCAGTGGAAGCCAGTCAAATCAAAAGCCAATTTCTTGCGAGCATGAGCCATGAATTGCGGACTCCTCTGAACGCAATTATCGGTTATAGCGAAATGCTGAAGGAAGACATGGAAGAGATGGGCGAACCTGCTCTGGCCGATGATCTTAACAAGATTAATAATGCCGGCAGGCATTTGCTCACACTCATAAACGATATACTCGACTTGTCCAAAATCGAAGCAGGCAAAATGGAATTGTACTTGGAACAATGTGATATTCCGAGCATTATTCATGACATTGTAACGACCGTACATCCGCTAATGGAAGTGAATAAGAACCAGATCAAGGTAGAATGCACGGAAGGCTCGATCAAAACCGACATAACAAAGCTCCGTCAAATCCTATTTAATTTGCTCAGCAACGCAAGCAAGTTCACGAAGGATGGAACAGTAACGCTGCAAGTGGAATTTGAGAGTGAGGCGGGACTGCCTGGCATTGTATTCCGGGTACAAGATACTGGCATCGGGATGACTGCGGAGCAGATGGATCAAATTTTCCAAGCGTTTAAACAAGCGGATTCGTCGACAACCAAAAAATATGGCGGTACCGGCTTGGGGCTCGCCATTAGCCAAAGCCTATGCTATATGATGGGAGGCAACATCAGCGCGAGCAGCATAGTAGGGGAAGGTACTACTTTCACTATCTGGCTTCCCTTGCTGGAGAATGCAGATTCTGAACAACTAAGCGCTTTAATACATAGTGATGAAAGCTTTCCCATGGAAGGGGCTAGAACGATTCTCGTCATCGACGATGATCCAGCTATGCTTCGGCTAATGCAGTATTATTTGGGGAATGAGGAGTGGAACGTACAGCTGGCCCCATCCGGGCAAGAGGGTGTCCGCTTAGCGAAGACGTTGAAGCCAGCCGTCATTGCGCTTGATGTGCTCATGCCCGGAATGGACGGTTGGAACGTACTGGCAGCACTCAAGAATGATTCTGAGCTTGCGCATATTCCTGTTGTAATGATTTCCATGATGGACGAGCAGCATTTGGCTTATGCGCTTGGCGCGTCGGAATTTCTAACCAAGCCGATTTATCGGGAGCGATTGATCTCCACATTAGATAAGTATATACCTGAGCGCCAGTCGCATTCTGTGCTGGTCATCGAAGACGATGCGGTGACAAGTGACATGATGACAAAGCTGCTGAAGCGGGAAGGCTACCGCGTGACAAGGGCCGGCAATGGGCATCACGCACTGCAGCGCATGCAAGAGGAAGCGCCTCATTTAATTTTATTAGATCTCATGATGCCGGAAATGGATGGCTTTGAGTTTGTTGCGGCGATGCGTGAGCATGAGGAATGGCGAGCGATCCCGGTTGTCGTTGTGACAGCAAAGAGCATAACGGAAGAAGATAGACGGAGGCTTAATGGCTGTGTAGAGAACATCGTGCAAAAGGGGCATCTGGATCGCAAGGCACTCTTGCATGAGGTACGCCATTTGATTTCGCTCTCGCTTGCAGAGGGGGGAGAACATGTATAA
- a CDS encoding heme NO-binding domain-containing protein produces MVFTSFLEMVENKFSLKLVDEIIEAAELPSGGSYTTVGTYDHHEMIKLIVELNARTQIPVPDLIRTFGEYLFGQLLDMHPDFMVENSTVFEFLQKVDSYIHVEVRKLYPGAELPAFQYDTSIPGTLIMTYNSSRPFADLAEGLILGCVAHYGEAIDVKRIDLADGTSARFELTQVG; encoded by the coding sequence ATGGTGTTCACATCTTTTTTGGAAATGGTAGAAAACAAGTTTTCCCTGAAGCTGGTAGATGAAATTATTGAAGCTGCAGAGCTGCCTTCAGGAGGAAGCTATACAACGGTTGGCACATATGACCACCATGAGATGATTAAATTGATCGTGGAGCTTAACGCTCGAACCCAGATCCCTGTGCCTGACCTCATTCGAACATTTGGCGAATATTTATTTGGCCAGCTGCTAGATATGCATCCTGACTTTATGGTGGAGAATAGCACCGTATTTGAGTTTTTGCAGAAGGTCGACAGCTATATCCATGTAGAAGTGCGCAAGCTTTATCCTGGAGCGGAGCTTCCAGCGTTTCAATATGACACTTCTATACCGGGTACTTTGATTATGACGTACAACTCCTCACGGCCGTTCGCTGATTTGGCTGAAGGACTTATTCTAGGCTGCGTGGCGCACTATGGAGAAGCAATAGATGTGAAAAGAATCGATTTGGCAGATGGAACGTCTGCCCGTTTTGAATTAACCCAAGTGGGGTGA
- a CDS encoding DUF1629 domain-containing protein — protein MKVWWLDYHPAFNSASYVNYDDYANMRKLFKECKSVASNWTALRVSIEDRNKPSDFMYRTGGSLIVSARAKDLILQIPNINVEFLPLISDSELYVLNVLTALDCVDPDQSLEKRIDGSGRLIGYEQFAFRQEVVEGHDIFRVRLHEGDHILDEIYVSDKLKQIIEEKLIGFQLIEIWDSNFSWKQKEEKYSSMCEEVDRSLVETFEFNRAIKYIKSNKGKQAYSGNWSLKVDEKDEILLGDLLLDGTYSWMNPIYYPPIILGLVWGIKEKRKSLVSRLKDGFSFN, from the coding sequence ATGAAAGTATGGTGGCTTGATTATCATCCGGCATTTAACTCGGCAAGTTATGTGAATTACGATGACTACGCAAATATGAGGAAGCTATTTAAAGAGTGCAAATCAGTTGCAAGTAATTGGACGGCACTGCGTGTTTCCATTGAGGATAGGAATAAACCTTCTGATTTTATGTATAGAACTGGAGGCTCACTCATCGTTAGCGCCAGAGCCAAAGATTTAATCTTACAAATACCGAATATTAATGTGGAGTTTTTACCCCTCATTTCAGATTCTGAGCTTTATGTCCTAAATGTACTTACCGCTTTAGATTGTGTTGACCCAGACCAGTCGCTAGAAAAAAGAATAGATGGGTCAGGCAGATTAATAGGGTATGAACAATTTGCTTTCCGTCAAGAAGTAGTGGAAGGCCATGATATTTTTAGGGTGAGGTTACATGAAGGTGATCATATACTCGACGAGATCTATGTATCGGATAAACTTAAACAAATAATTGAGGAAAAGTTAATTGGATTTCAGCTTATTGAGATATGGGATTCAAACTTCTCGTGGAAGCAAAAAGAGGAAAAGTATTCATCGATGTGCGAAGAAGTGGACAGGTCTTTAGTTGAGACGTTCGAATTCAATAGAGCAATCAAATATATAAAAAGCAACAAGGGGAAACAAGCTTATAGTGGAAATTGGTCACTAAAGGTTGACGAGAAAGATGAGATTTTATTAGGTGATTTATTATTAGATGGTACATATAGCTGGATGAATCCAATCTACTATCCACCAATCATTTTAGGGCTCGTATGGGGGATAAAAGAAAAGAGAAAATCATTAGTCAGTAGACTCAAAGATGGATTTTCTTTCAATTAA
- a CDS encoding helix-turn-helix domain-containing protein, producing the protein MNVLLVDDDYFVVTALEKKVNWQALSIDHVYTAFNIAHAQELLKQHPIHILLCDIEMPQGSGLELLAWIREEKYNIQTIFLTNYADFNYAQKAIELQSFDYFLKPIEFDKLTLIIQKAIFKANEQQGVAKAVQEGYYWQKNQKNVQEHFWRKLVTGKTTYSTPSNISYLIAEQNLPYALTDLVLPVLIHVFPHEESLEKKDKDLFDFALMNVLHELFQNKRFTVESILEFKESNWIAILKWKDIPDSGIIESICATFIQRASTFLKCDASCNIASTGKLEAIHHVMKDLLSMNEKIIKYRNQTFLLEHFNQQETSYIPPNLMLLEQLLEQNNPSSFLAETSSYLHNITHKQMLNASVLSLFRLDIVQLVYAYLKSKEIQAHKMYTGRTNDQMFMQSLNSIEDMENYLQYLVNTATEYRNFTEQPKSVVEEIKQHIHSHCGDELSRTSLAETVYLNPDYLARLFKKETGISLGNYIIQVRIKAAKHLLETTQLSVNTIASKTGYTNYSYFTKLFKQEIGCTPNEFRKMQNGLKQ; encoded by the coding sequence ATGAATGTACTGCTTGTAGATGACGACTATTTTGTTGTGACCGCACTAGAGAAAAAGGTGAATTGGCAGGCATTATCGATTGATCATGTCTATACTGCTTTTAATATCGCCCACGCGCAGGAGTTGCTCAAACAGCATCCGATTCACATTTTACTTTGCGACATCGAAATGCCGCAGGGCAGCGGGCTTGAGCTGCTCGCTTGGATTCGTGAAGAGAAATACAATATTCAGACCATATTTCTGACCAATTATGCTGATTTCAACTACGCGCAAAAAGCGATCGAGCTGCAAAGCTTTGATTATTTTCTAAAACCAATTGAATTCGACAAGCTGACGCTAATTATTCAGAAAGCCATCTTCAAAGCTAACGAACAGCAAGGCGTCGCCAAGGCGGTTCAAGAAGGCTACTACTGGCAAAAAAATCAGAAAAACGTGCAGGAGCATTTCTGGCGCAAGCTCGTGACGGGGAAAACAACCTATTCTACCCCCTCCAACATTTCCTATTTGATTGCTGAGCAGAATCTCCCTTACGCCTTAACAGACCTCGTACTGCCTGTCCTTATTCATGTATTTCCTCACGAGGAAAGCCTAGAAAAAAAGGACAAGGATTTATTTGATTTTGCGCTTATGAATGTACTGCATGAGCTGTTCCAGAACAAGCGCTTTACAGTCGAATCGATATTGGAGTTCAAGGAGTCCAATTGGATAGCGATACTGAAATGGAAGGACATTCCCGACAGCGGAATCATTGAAAGCATTTGCGCTACCTTCATTCAAAGAGCAAGTACATTTCTCAAATGTGATGCAAGCTGCAATATAGCAAGCACCGGAAAACTGGAGGCCATCCATCACGTCATGAAGGATTTGCTTAGCATGAATGAGAAGATCATTAAATATCGCAATCAAACCTTTTTGCTGGAGCATTTCAATCAGCAAGAAACTTCTTATATACCGCCTAACTTAATGCTTTTGGAGCAGCTGCTGGAGCAAAATAATCCTAGCTCCTTCCTTGCGGAAACGAGTTCATATTTGCACAATATCACCCATAAGCAAATGCTGAATGCTTCTGTGCTGAGTTTGTTTCGGCTGGATATCGTTCAGCTTGTTTATGCGTATCTCAAGAGTAAAGAAATTCAAGCACATAAAATGTATACGGGAAGAACCAATGACCAAATGTTTATGCAATCGTTGAACTCCATTGAGGATATGGAAAACTATCTTCAATATCTGGTGAATACGGCGACAGAGTACCGGAATTTTACGGAGCAGCCCAAGTCCGTCGTAGAAGAAATCAAGCAGCATATTCACAGCCATTGCGGAGATGAGCTGTCCAGAACGAGCCTGGCGGAAACCGTCTATCTTAATCCTGATTATTTGGCTCGATTGTTTAAGAAAGAAACGGGCATTTCATTAGGGAATTATATTATTCAAGTGCGCATCAAGGCCGCCAAGCATTTGCTCGAAACCACACAGTTATCGGTTAATACAATCGCCAGCAAAACCGGATACACGAACTACTCTTATTTTACCAAGCTGTTCAAGCAGGAGATCGGCTGCACGCCTAATGAGTTTAGGAAAATGCAAAATGGTCTCAAACAGTAA
- a CDS encoding response regulator, whose protein sequence is MYKILLVEDNEMNRDMLSRRLVRKGYQVVMASDGLQGIEMAKSESPNLILMDMSLPVIDGWDATRELKAAEGTNHIPIIALTAHAMASDRDKAFEAGCDDFDTKPIEWNRLLEKIQSFLT, encoded by the coding sequence ATGTATAAAATTTTGTTGGTTGAAGACAACGAGATGAACCGGGATATGTTGTCGCGTCGCTTGGTCCGCAAAGGTTATCAAGTGGTCATGGCATCCGATGGCCTGCAAGGGATAGAGATGGCAAAGTCGGAGTCGCCTAATCTCATCTTGATGGATATGAGCTTGCCCGTCATTGACGGCTGGGACGCTACAAGGGAACTGAAGGCAGCTGAGGGGACCAATCATATTCCGATTATCGCCTTGACTGCCCATGCGATGGCAAGTGATCGGGATAAAGCCTTTGAAGCGGGATGCGATGATTTTGATACAAAGCCTATCGAATGGAATAGGCTGCTTGAGAAGATTCAAAGTTTCTTAACATGA